A genomic stretch from Nitrospiria bacterium includes:
- a CDS encoding metallopeptidase TldD-related protein: protein FGVNHVTGDYSRGAMGLWIENGELTYPVEEITIAGNLKEIFMDIEMIGNDLELRGTIAAPTIKISRMTVAGH from the coding sequence TTCGGAGTCAATCACGTCACCGGAGATTATTCGCGGGGGGCGATGGGACTTTGGATCGAAAACGGCGAGTTGACCTATCCGGTGGAGGAAATCACGATCGCGGGGAATCTCAAGGAAATTTTTATGGATATCGAAATGATCGGAAACGATCTGGAGCTTCGGGGCACGATCGCGGCTCCCACGATCAAAATATCAAGAATGACGGTGGCGGGTCATTAA
- a CDS encoding homoserine kinase encodes MKIVKAFAPASIGNIGPGFDVLGMAITGLGDIVTAEKNRIRDVVIREIKGGDRTIPLEADRNTAGIAAREVLKLVKAKQGVELTIQKNIPGTGLGSSAASAVAAALAVNVLFGNRLERDELIPPCGMAEHTISGGYFIDNVAASLFGGVIVSHAAQRQAFSIGTIPDLIVVVVTPYHSVLTKISRAVLPDKVPLNLVVSNMAFTATMVAAVAQKDARRFGLAIQDGIVEPARAHLIPGFQDVKAAALKAGALGSSISGAGASVFAVTDRSSYAKKIGLAMQKIFQQHGISSTITISRIDKQGARVLRAK; translated from the coding sequence ATGAAAATCGTAAAGGCCTTTGCTCCGGCATCCATCGGAAATATCGGTCCGGGATTCGATGTCTTGGGAATGGCCATCACCGGTCTGGGCGACATCGTTACGGCCGAAAAAAACCGGATCCGGGATGTCGTGATCCGCGAGATCAAAGGGGGGGACCGAACCATTCCTCTGGAAGCCGATAGGAATACGGCCGGAATCGCGGCCCGGGAGGTTCTCAAACTGGTCAAGGCCAAGCAGGGGGTTGAACTAACCATTCAGAAGAACATTCCCGGAACGGGTCTGGGCAGCAGCGCGGCCAGCGCCGTGGCCGCAGCCTTGGCGGTCAACGTCCTGTTCGGAAACAGATTGGAACGCGACGAGCTGATCCCGCCCTGCGGTATGGCGGAGCACACCATCAGCGGAGGGTACTTCATCGATAACGTTGCGGCCTCGCTGTTCGGCGGGGTCATCGTCAGCCATGCGGCCCAGCGCCAGGCCTTTTCGATCGGCACCATCCCCGACCTCATCGTGGTGGTCGTGACGCCGTATCACAGCGTGCTGACCAAAATTTCACGGGCCGTCCTTCCGGACAAGGTTCCTTTAAATCTGGTGGTGTCCAACATGGCCTTTACGGCGACGATGGTGGCGGCCGTGGCTCAGAAAGACGCCCGGCGCTTCGGTCTGGCGATCCAAGACGGCATCGTCGAACCGGCCCGGGCTCATCTCATTCCTGGATTTCAGGACGTGAAGGCCGCGGCTTTGAAGGCGGGCGCCTTGGGTTCTTCCATCAGCGGGGCCGGGGCGTCGGTCTTCGCCGTGACGGACCGATCCAGTTACGCCAAAAAGATCGGACTGGCGATGCAAAAAATCTTCCAGCAGCACGGGATCTCTTCCACGATCACCATTTCCAGGATCGACAAACAGGGTGCGCGCGTCCTGCGCGCGAAATAA
- a CDS encoding metallopeptidase family protein: MDRKSFERLVQEALDRIPSEFQSAMKNVAVVIQDWPGPESDEDADGEEAGSLYGLYQGIPLPARTPDDSGTTPDVIFLYRKPLEEDFPDRDDLIREIETTLVHEIAHYFGFGEETLEQYGYD, encoded by the coding sequence ATGGATAGAAAATCCTTTGAAAGACTGGTTCAGGAGGCGCTCGATCGCATCCCGTCCGAATTCCAGTCCGCGATGAAAAATGTGGCGGTGGTGATCCAGGATTGGCCCGGACCCGAGTCGGACGAGGATGCAGACGGAGAGGAGGCGGGTAGCCTCTATGGGCTTTATCAGGGAATCCCGCTTCCCGCGCGGACGCCGGACGATTCCGGAACCACCCCCGACGTCATCTTCCTCTACCGGAAACCGCTGGAGGAGGATTTTCCGGATCGGGACGATCTGATCCGGGAGATCGAGACCACCCTTGTCCACGAGATCGCTCATTACTTCGGGTTTGGCGAAGAGACCCTTGAGCAATACGGATACGATTGA
- a CDS encoding biotin carboxylase N-terminal domain-containing protein — protein sequence MPESQSKMIQKLFIANRGEIACRTIRTCWELGIRAVVGYSDSDALSYHVKIADEAVHLGPSPAKLSYMDIGKVLDAARKTGCEAVFPGYGFLSENPDFARACRDAGLIFIGPGSEVIARMGDKIATKKALADAGVPIIPGLPKVTSADQIVKFGNHVGWPVIIKAVAGGGGRGMHRVDSADQAKSALERAVSIAEKLFGNGEVYVEKYIRGARHIEFQFIADAYGRVIHLGDRECSIQRRHQKLVEEAPSSLLDERLRNEMGEVVVKAAKEIGYVTAGTLEFLVAPDLRYYAIEVNPRIQVEHTVTEMIVGLDIIRMMIRMAVGTPLRLRQEEIRISSHAIQCRVNAEDPKNDFAPSYGTVTYLRQVSGPFVRADSGIYQGCEVPPYYDSLVSKICSVGKDRPTAIERMRRALSEFTVWGIKTTIPLLKKIMAHPDFVAGRFDTDFIDDHLAELLNYVEDEDEILRISRFIAEITALGKNPYSR from the coding sequence ATGCCTGAATCCCAATCCAAAATGATCCAGAAACTTTTCATCGCCAACCGGGGGGAGATCGCCTGCCGGACGATCCGGACCTGTTGGGAGCTGGGCATTCGTGCGGTGGTGGGCTATTCCGATTCCGACGCGCTTTCCTATCACGTGAAGATAGCGGACGAGGCGGTCCATCTCGGTCCTTCCCCGGCCAAGTTAAGCTACATGGATATCGGAAAAGTGCTGGATGCCGCCCGGAAGACCGGCTGCGAGGCCGTCTTTCCCGGGTACGGGTTTCTGTCGGAGAATCCCGATTTCGCCCGGGCTTGCCGGGATGCCGGGCTGATCTTCATCGGGCCGGGCTCCGAGGTAATCGCACGGATGGGAGACAAGATCGCGACCAAGAAGGCCCTGGCGGATGCCGGCGTCCCGATCATTCCCGGCCTGCCGAAAGTGACCTCGGCCGATCAGATCGTGAAGTTCGGGAATCACGTGGGCTGGCCGGTCATTATCAAGGCGGTGGCGGGAGGGGGCGGCCGGGGCATGCATCGGGTCGATTCGGCCGATCAGGCCAAGTCCGCCCTCGAGAGGGCCGTTTCGATCGCGGAGAAGCTGTTCGGAAACGGCGAGGTGTACGTCGAGAAATATATCCGCGGCGCCCGCCACATCGAGTTCCAGTTCATCGCGGACGCGTACGGCCGCGTGATTCATCTGGGGGATCGCGAATGCTCCATCCAGCGCCGCCACCAGAAATTGGTGGAGGAGGCTCCGTCCTCCTTGCTGGACGAGCGTCTCCGGAACGAAATGGGCGAGGTCGTCGTCAAGGCCGCCAAGGAGATCGGATACGTCACCGCCGGCACGCTGGAATTCCTGGTGGCTCCCGATCTGCGTTACTACGCCATCGAAGTGAATCCCCGGATTCAAGTGGAGCATACCGTTACCGAAATGATCGTCGGCCTGGACATCATCCGGATGATGATCCGGATGGCCGTCGGCACGCCCCTCCGTCTCCGCCAGGAGGAGATCCGGATCTCGAGTCATGCCATTCAATGCCGGGTCAACGCCGAGGATCCCAAGAACGATTTCGCGCCCTCGTATGGAACGGTGACCTATCTGCGCCAGGTCAGCGGGCCGTTCGTGAGGGCCGACAGCGGCATCTACCAGGGCTGCGAGGTTCCGCCGTACTACGACTCCCTGGTTTCCAAAATCTGCTCGGTGGGGAAGGATCGGCCCACCGCCATCGAGCGGATGCGCCGGGCGCTTTCGGAGTTCACGGTCTGGGGCATCAAGACGACGATCCCCTTGCTCAAGAAAATCATGGCCCATCCGGATTTCGTCGCCGGACGCTTCGATACGGATTTCATCGACGATCATCTTGCCGAGCTCCTCAATTATGTGGAAGACGAGGATGAAATCCTCAGGATCAGCCGGTTCATCGCCGAGATCACGGCGCTCGGGAAGAATCCTTACAGCCGGTAG